Proteins encoded together in one Penicillium digitatum chromosome 1, complete sequence window:
- a CDS encoding Sorting nexin-41, producing the protein MWNDEDNNPYGAFDQHESGLSDSLHSAALSPPLYEHDPTPPSSRESSNEPPDYTTHAEDLSDPEDDAEFGAASEQYPRKSVYDSRIEQILYENPEMPILITEAGKNHEGGGGFIVYTIRTADLEVRRRYSEFASLRQTLVNLHPTLVVPPIPEKHSMADYAAKPTRAKDDMAIIDLRKRMLSVFLNRCRRMKEIREDGVWWRFLDPNVSWSEVLSSHPAASVPKNNLKAPPLDPANPTPAHGWLPIPSTSAKLKPRAGTTTVSGIAASPTSPTEPEPPSFSGSEMLGRFPPDARKLSEEELDPYFINFEASTRELELLLQGNIEKVNRRTLSHLSGLSADLMELGARYNGFSLSEQSPTVAAAIERIGQAADTSYIETEELSSALSASFAEPMRESAQFASVVRGVLRYRVLKRVQQEMTRDELSKKKTLLDSLERSELEAKRIEQYLNRTNPHSGVTKPRSQSTSSAINSEGGNGPVMSSDPGFPSTHDNPMSFAPGSQIGGLRRSDPSVPGSPAHRKSSSGTFVANKIFGRISHAIHGFADVDPERTRRDQIGKTKESLIQLEQALEVSEQDVKDASAGVLNDLKRFQKDKEADLRRYMVAYARCHLDWARKNLETWTEAKDEVDKIVAR; encoded by the exons ATGTGGAACGACGAAGATAATAATCCCTACGGGGCCTTTGATCAACATGAGTCTGGCCTATCTGATTCCCTACATTCAGCCGCACTCTCTCCCC CTCTCTACGAACATGACCCAACCCCTCCGTCTAGCCGCGAATCCAGCAATGAGCCTCCCGATTACACCACCCACGCCGAAGATCTTAGCGATCCCGAGGATGACGCCGAGTTTGGTGCCGCTAGCGAACAATACCCTCGGAAGAGCGTCTATGATAGTCGGATTGAGCAGATTCTTTACGAAAACCCCGAGATGCCAATCTTAATCACCGAAGCTGGGAAAAACCATGAGGGTGGCGGGGGCTTTATTGTTTACACAATTCGGACTGCG GACCTGGAAGTGCGCCGTCGGTACTCCGAGTTTGCCTCATTAAGACAAACCCTTGTCAATTTGCATCCCACCTTGGTCGTTCCGCCGATTCCCGAGAAGCATAGCATGGCAGACTACGCAGCTAAACCCACCAGAGCCAAAGATGATATGGCCATTATAGATCTCCGAAAGCGCATGCTCAGTGTGTTTCTCAACCGATGCAGGCGTATGAAGGAGATCCGCGAGGATGGAGTGTGGTGGAGATTCCTTGATCCTAACGTTAGCTGG AGTGAGGTTCTGAGCTCCCATCCTGCAGCATCAGTCCCAAAGAATAATCTCAAAGCGCCACCTCTTGACCCCGCAAACCCCACACCAGCCCATGGCTGGCTCCCGATTCCGTCCACATCCGCAAAGCTCAAGCCCAGAGCTGGGACTACCACAGTTAGTGGAATCGCAGCATCGCCGACGTCGCCGACTGAGCCAGAGCCGCCATCCTTCTCGGGATCTGAGATGCTCGGGCGGTTCCCCCCTGATGCTCGCAAGCTTAGCGAGGAAGAACTGGATCCTTACTTTATTAATTTTGAAGCGTCTACGCGGGAGCTAGAACTACTTTTGCAGGGAAACATCGAGAAGGTCAATCGACGAACTCTCTCACATTTGTCTGGGCTTTCAGCCGACCTGATGGAATTGGGAGCGCGTTACAATGGGTTCTCTCTTTCAGAACAGTCACCAACAGTGGCTGCCGCCATCGAGCGGATCGGCCAGGCCGCGGATACTTCTTATATTGAAACCGAAGAACTATCGTCGGCTTTGAGCGCAAGCTTTGCGGAACCTATGCGGGAGAGTGCTCAATTTGCTAGTGTGGTTCGCGGAGTTCTACGATACAGAGTGCTTAAGCGGGTACAACAAGAAATGACTCGCGATGAGTTATCGAAGAAAAAGACTCTACTAGACTCACTTGAGCGCAGTGAACTCGAAGCCAAGCGCATCGAGCAATATCTCAACCGTACCAACCCTCATTCTGGAGTGACCAAACCTCGTTCTCAGTCAACCTCCTCCGCTATCAACAGTGAAGGGGGCAATGGTCCTGTCATGTCCTCTGACCCCGGCTTCCCATCTACTCACGATAATCCCATGAGCTTTGCACCTGGGTCGCAGATCGGAGGACTCAGGAGGTCTGACCCATCGGTACCAGGCTCCCCCGCTCATCGGAAGTCATCCAGCGGGACCTTTGTAGCGAACAAAATTTTCGGTCGCATCAGCCACGCCATCCATGGGTTCGCGGACGTAGATCCCGAACGAACACGTCGGGACCAGATCGGAAAGACGAAAGAAAGTTTGATTCAG TTAGAGCAAGCGTTAGAAGTGTCCGAACAAGACGTCAAGGATGCGAGTGCAGGCGTGCTGAACGATCTCAAGCGCTTCCAGAAGGACAAAGAAGCTGATCTGCGACGATACATG GTTGCGTATGCTCGTTGTCACTTGGACTGGGCTCGAAAGAACCTGGAGACATGGACCGAAGCCAAAGACGAGGTGGACAAGATCGTGGCTCGATAG
- a CDS encoding Armadillo-like helical, translating into MQGNILVAVLLTIALVVPFFGWLFYIWYRSHMARMHQEGQIFNRRNRDRAQANFEPANGAENPTIGPYFTPRGWVRPKTRGLSHDMRPPQYVHPRKPIYTGNPSSDQHFQGPNQASAHNPPHAVNQQPKPLSKRQKRKQRALQNKQKQQLEREQQRSQNEQRGNQNRNQRKKKNTNPDHSSQKSPTIQGGQDEQHDPWGISEGQNDQTSNHGGSGWGNDKTSRENQHNTGQNNNSDWGNNFNNAQEEQRNTGPGSSRRGSRMNHNSPREKSAQWDNSHPASPDIASRNNADFLGGNWGQSDDGEQRDSLSRSNYSNEDHNRRYGWVDDDAKSYHNKIKRNRYASPERRSRKEADNRSRWGQDDSGTRHNSSSWSNHPNEDRNRHYGRKNSDKNSYHKHRKDNRHASPDQNSRSPSSPNRDWGQNGHGEWGNSYNRSRSNSWVHAEQHHDDGSPTWSQDGRLHRDKKKKERWQIELEENEKIRHSRSRSRERSDAGWDKRSQGSDWKETQKW; encoded by the coding sequence ATGCAAGGTAACATTCTGGTCGCGGTTCTTCTGACGATAGCGTTGGTCGTCCCATTCTTCGGGTGGCTATTCTACATCTGGTATCGATCTCATATGGCCCGAATGCATCAAGAAGGCCAAATCTTCAACAGAAGAAACCGTGATCGCGCCCAGGCTAACTTTGAGCCCGCTAATGGAGCCGAAAATCCCACAATTGGGCCTTATTTTACTCCTCGTGGGTGGGTTCGACCAAAGACACGAGGGCTATCCCATGATATGCGTCCGCCACAGTATGTCCACCCCCGGAAGCCAATTTATACCGGCAACCCGAGTTCTGACCAACATTTCCAAGGACCCAACCAAGCGAGCGCCCATAATCCTCCTCATGCGGTGAACCAACAGCCGAAACCATTATCCAAACGACAGAAACGGAAACAACGGGCGCTacaaaacaaacaaaaaCAGCAACTGGAAAGAGAGCAGCAGCGAAGTCAGAATGAGCAACGGGGCAATCAGAATCGAAACCAgcgcaaaaagaaaaacacgaACCCAGACCATAGCAGCCAGAAGTCCCCCACTATCCAGGGGGGGCAAGATGAGCAACACGATCCGTGGGGAATCTCGGAAGGACAAAATGACCAAACCAGCAACCACGGTGGAAGTGGTTGGGGGAATGACAAAACCTCACGGGAAAACCAACACAATACTGGACAGAACAACAATAGCGACTGGGGTAACAACTTTAACAATGCACAAGAAGAGCAGAGAAACACTGGACCAGGTTCCTCACGACGAGGCTCACGAATGAATCACAATAGCCCGCGAGAAAAAAGCGCTCAATGGGATAACAGCCACCCTGCTTCTCCAGATATAGCGTCAAGAAACAACGCGGATTTCCTTGGCGGCAATTGGGGTCAAAGTGACGATGGTGAACAGCGAGACAGCCTTTCACGGAGCAACTACTCCAACGAAGATCACAACCGCCGCTATGGATGGGTAGACGATGATGCGAAAAGTTACCACAATAAAATAAAACGCAACCGCTATGCCTCTCCAGAGCGAAGGTCAAGAAAAGAAGCAGATAATCGGAGTCGTTGGGGTCAGGATGACAGCGGCACACGGCACAACAGCTCGTCATGGAGCAACCATCCTAACGAAGACCGTAACCGACACTATGGACGGAAAAATTCTGACAAAAACAGTTACCATAAGCACAGAAAAGACAACCGCCATGCATCCCCAGATCAAAATTCAAGAAGCCCATCAAGCCCTAACCGTGACTGGGGCCAAAATGGTCATGGGGAATGGGGTAACAGCTACAACAGGTCCAGGTCCAACTCCTGGGTGCATGCAGAACAGCACCATGACGATGGCAGTCCGACCTGGAGTCAAGATGGACGTTTGCACCgggacaagaagaagaaagagcgCTGGCAGATTGAATTAGAGGAGAATGAGAAGATACGTCATAGTCGAAGCCGCTCGCGCGAACGTTCGGATGCAGGATGGGACAAGCGCAGTCAGGGGTCCGACTGGAAAGAGACACAGAAGTGGTGA